A window of the Eubalaena glacialis isolate mEubGla1 chromosome 9, mEubGla1.1.hap2.+ XY, whole genome shotgun sequence genome harbors these coding sequences:
- the CLTA gene encoding clathrin light chain A has protein sequence MAELDPFGAHASGPALGNGVAGEEDPAAAFLAQQESEIAGIENDEAFAILDGGAPGPQPHGEPPGGPDAVDGIMNGEYYQESNGPTDSYAAISQVDRLQSEPESIRKWREEQTERLEALDANSRKQEAEWKEKAIKELDEWYARQDEQLQKTKANNRAAEEAFVNDIEESSPGTEWERVARLCDFNPKSSKQAKDVSRMRSVLISLKQAPLVH, from the exons ATGGCTGAGTTAGATCCGTTCGGCGCCCACGCTAGCGGTCCCGCGCTGGGGAACGGAGTGGCCGGCGAAGAGGACCCTGCCGCGGCCTTTTTGGCGCAGCAGGAGAGCGAGATTGCGGGCATCGAGAACGACGAGGCCTTCGCTATCCTGGACGGCGGCGCCCCCGGGCCTCAGCCGCACGGCGAGCCGCCGGGGGGTCCGG ATGCTGTTGATGGAATCATGAATGGCGAATACTACCAG GAGAGTAATGGGCCAACAGACAGTTATGCAGCTATTTCACAAGTGGATCGATTGCAGTCAGAGCCTGAAAGTATCCGTAAATGGAGAGAAGAGCAAACGGAACGCTTGGAAGCCCTTG ATGCCAATTCTCGGAAGCAGGAAGCAGAGtggaaagaaaaagcaataaaggaGCTGGATGAGTGGTATGCGAGGCAGGACGAGCAGCTACAGAAGACGAAAGCGAATAACAG GGCAGCAGAAGAAGCCTTTGTAAATGACATTGAAGAGTCGTCCCCAGGCACTGAGTGGGAGCGGGTGGCCCGGCTGTGTGACTTTAACCCCAAGTCCAGCAAGCAGGCCAAAGATGTCTCCCGCATGCGTTCTGTCCTCATCTCCCTCAAGCAGGCCCCCCTGGTGCACTGA